GCATCCTGAGTGCCGCGCGCGCCGCCGGGATGCAGGAAAGCGCCTCTTGCACCATCGGCATGGGGGTGCCCTCGCCCCGCTGGGCCAAGGCCGCCGAGCTGAGCCTTGCCGCCCTGGCCGAGCTGGGTCAGGGCACCGTGACCATTGCCGATGCCGATATCACTCTGGTGGTGGCGCAGGGCACCGACCCGGCCCTGTTCGACCGCGTGGTCGGAGAGCTGGAGACCGGCCTGCCCGATGTGTTTGCCCTGCATGCAGTCTTGCCCGAGCCCGAAACCAAGCAGACCGCCGGCCCGCCCGAATTCACCGCCACGCTCAGCCCCGAGGGGCTGGTGCAGCTGCGCGGACGGCTTGGCAGCGATCACGCACGCGAGATGGTGGACAGCTATGCCAAGGCCGCCTTTGGCTCGACCGCGGTCTATACCGCCGCCCGGATCGTACCCGACCTGCCGGCGGATTGGCCTGTTCGGGTGCTGGCCGGGCTCGAGGCGCTGGCGACGCTCAGAAACGGCGCACTGGTGGTCAGCCCCGACCGGGTGATGCTGCGCGGTACCAGCCATGTGGAAGAGGCCAGCGCCGAGATCGCCCGCCTGCTGGCCGACAAGCTGGGCGAAAACCAGAGCTTCGATCTGGAAATAGCCTATGAGGCGCCGCCCGAACCCGCAGAAACCAGCCTGGACGCCGACCGGTGCGAGGCGCTGCTGGCCGAGGTGCAGGCAAATGACAAGATCGCCTTTGAACCCGGCTCTGCCACCATTGCGGCCAGTGCCTCGGGCACGATGGACCGGATCGCGGACCTGTTGCAGAGCTGCGGACCGATCCGGCTGGAGATCCAGGGTCACACCGACAGTCAGGGCCGCGAAGAGATGAACCAGCAGCTTAGCCAGGCGCGCGCGCAGTCGGTTCTGAACGAGCTGCGCGCGCGCCGGGTGCTGACCGCGAGCTATGCCGCCGTCGGTTATGGCGAAAGCCAACCGATCGCCGATAATGGCACCGAGGATGGCCGCGAAGCCAACCGCCGCATCGAATTCCGTCTGATCCGTCCGGAACAGGCAGACGAACACACCACGGCGCTGGAACAGGTCGAGGCAGAGCAATCCGGCGATGCGGATACCGAGCAGAGCACCACCGGGACCACCGGGGAGGATCAGTAAGTGAACAGAACCGAATTCATCATCACCACCGCCATCATCCTGTTCGTGGCCTTTTCCATGGGATGGTTCGCGAACTGGCTGGTGCACCGGTTCACCCGCGTGCGGCAAAGCGATGTGGCCGATCTGGACCGGATGAGCCAGGAACTGCACGAGGCCGAAGAGGCCCGCGATCAGGCGATCACCTATCTGCAACAGCGCGAGGCCGAGCTGACCAACCAGCTGACCCAGACCGAAGCGGAACTGGGCGCGGCCATGGACGGGCTGCGCGCCGCCCGGCAAGAGGCCGAAGAGCTGCGCCATCATCACGGCTGAGGATTGGCGCGACGCGCCTACCAGCGGGTCAGGGCGTCTTCGTCTTCGTCCTTGGCGGCGACCCAGCCTGCGCCAGTCCCGGTGATTTCCTTTTTCCAGAACGGCGCGCGGGATTTCAGATAGTCCATCAGGTATTCGGCGGCCTCGAACGCATCCTTGCGATGGGGGGCGGCGGTGGCGACCATCATGATCCGGTCGCCGGGCGCCAGCCGCCCGTACCGATGGATCACCAGCACATCACCCAGCGACCAGCGCTCTTGCGCCTCGGCGGCGATCCTGGCCAGCGCCTTTTCGGTCATGCCCGGATAGTGCTCGATCTCCATCACATCCAGATCGCCCTGCGCCAGATCGCGTACCACGCCGGTAAAGGTCACGATGGCGCCCATGCCGGTATCGGCGGCGGCAAAGGCGTTGGCCTCGGCGCCAAGGTCAAAAGGTTCCTGCTGGACCACCACCCGCATCGGGCTCAGCCCCCGGTCATCGGCGGAAAGAAGGCCACCTCGCGCACGCCGCTGAGCGATGCGTCGAAATCGGCCAGATCCTGATCCAGCGCCACCCGCAGGGCGCTGAGATCGGCGAAGGCCGCCTCGTAACGCGGCTCGCGCGCGCGCAGTTCCTCGACCAGCTGTGCCACGGTCTCGGCCCCGGTTTCGATCCGCTCGCGCGGGATGCCGATCCGCTCGCGGACCCAGGCGAAATAGAGCACATCCATCAGCGCGTCTCCTTCAGATGCGGCATCGACTTGCGCAGATAATCATAGCCCGTGATCAGGGTCAGACCAGCCGCGATCCACAAGAGCCACAAGCCCACCCGCCCGGACCAGATCATGCCGTCCAGCTTCCAGCGCAGACCCTGCAGATCCGCCACCTCGCCCGCCATGATCTGATCGACGATGCCCTGATCCATGCCAAACGAGGACATCACCAGATAGTGTTCGAAAATCCCCTGGCTGAACAGCACCGCGATGGCGATCATCTGGGCGGTGGTCTTCCACTTGGCCAGCTTGGTGACCTTGAGCGTTCCGGCAACATCGCCCAGAAACTCGCGCAGGCCCGAGACAAAGACCTCGCGGAACAGGATCACCGTGGCGGGCAGCACCAGCCAGGGCGTCCAGTGCTCGGTCGAGTAGCCCACCAGAATCATCAGCGCGATCACCACCATCGCCTTGTCCGCGATCGGATCCAGCATCGCGCCCATCTTGGTTTCCTGTTTCCAGGCCCTTGCCAGATAGCCGTCGAACCAGTCGGTGATCGCCGCCGAAACGAACAGGATCAGCGCGAACCAATCGGCATAGGGCCGGGTAAAATAGAGAAACATGACGGCCAGGCCGGGCGCGGCAAGCAGGCGCAGCAGAGTCAGGATATTGGGCAGGTTCCACTTCATGCGCCGGGTTTATCCTGCCCGGACCGATTGGGAAAGAGGACAGAAACAGCGCACCCCTCAGACCGCCGCGCGCAATTGCTCGATCAGGCGATAGCGCAGACCAAAGGCGCCGTCGCTGGTGGGATCCGCCTCGGAGGCCATCCAGGCCACCACCAGGTCGCGGGCCGGATCGGCAAAGACGAATTGTCCATGGATACCCATGCCGTGGATCAGCGGCTTGGCCCCGCGGTGGATATACCATTTGCTGCGATAGACCATGTCGTAATCCGGGAAACGTTCGGCGAAATCTCCCGTCGCCCAGGCCTCGTGATCACCCTGCGTGGTGATATCGTCCAGCCAGCGGGCAGGGATCACCTGGCGGCCGTCCGCGCGCGCGCCGCCCCGGCAGATCAGCTGACCCACCCGCGCCAGATCGCGGGCGGTGACGCACATGCCGCCTGCCGCGCGCGGCCCGCCAATGCGGTCAACGGTGATATAGGCCGGTTGCTCGGCACCCATGGGCCGCCAGAGATGCTCTGACATCAGGTCGGCATAGCGCCGCCCCGCCGCCCGCTCGATCACCCAGGCCAACAGGTCGGTGACCGGCGAGACATAGTGGAAGCGCCCGCCATGCGGCCCGTCATGCGCAGTCAGCGTCTGCTGGAACCCGCGCAGGTCGGGCACCGTATCGCCCGGTTCGACCACGTTCCAGTTCGCCGCCTTGCGATAGGCAATGATCGGGCCGGTGGTGGCGGTGTAATCCTCGCAAAACTCGACGCCCACCCGCATGTCGAGCGCCTGGCGCACCGTCGCGCCGGCATAGGCGGTTGCCGCCAGTTCGGGAATGTAATCGGTGATCTCCGCGGTCAGGTCCAACAGCCCCTTGTCCGCCAGAATCCCGGCCAGGAGGCCCAGCATCGACTTCGATACCGACATCAGGATATGCGGATCCTCCGCCCCCATGCCGTTGCGATAGACCTCGTGGACCACGCGGCCCTGATGCAGCACCACCAGCGCATCGGTGCAGGTGGGGGCGAGGATATCACCAAGCAGCTCATCGGAGAGCAGCGGTGCGCCCTGCTCCAGCCTCCAGACGTCACCCGGCGCGTTGGCAATCGGTGCCGAGGGAACGATTTCGCGCACATGGTGAAACGCCCAGGCCGAATAGGGCCGGGTGCGCCAGTTGGCCAATGTGGCGCGGTCAGCCTCGGCCGGCGGAAACCCCTGCATCACTGTCATCAAAAATCCTCCCTGCCGCCAAGCCAAGCGCAGAGGGCCGCAAATGGCAAGTCAGCTTTCGTGGAAGAAGTCGTAGATCTTCTGCGCCAACCCCGCAGACACGCCCTCGACCGCGGTCAGGTCCGCCAGATCGGCGCGGCTCACCGCCTTGGCGCTGCCGAAATGGGCCAGCAGCGCGCGTTTGCGGGCGGCGCCGACGCCGGGAATATCGTCGAGCGGGGTTGCGCTGACCGCCTTGGCCCGCTTGGCGCGATGGGTGCCGATGGCAAAGCGGTGCGCCTCGTCCCGCAGCCGCTGGATGAAATAGAGCACCGGGTCGTTGCGTTTCAGGGCAAAGGGGCGCTGGCCGGTGCGGTGGAACTCTTCCTTGCCGTGGTCGCGGTCGATGCCTTTGGCCACCCCGACCATCGGAATGTCCTGGACCCCGTGTGCCATCATGATCTCGTGCACCGCACTGACCTGCCCGGCGCCGCCGTCGATCAGCAACAGATCGGGCCACAGCCCCTTGTCGCGGTCCGGGTCCTCTTTCAGCAGCCTTGTAAACCGACGGGTCAGAACCTCTTTCATCATGCCGAAATCGTCGCCGGGGGTCAGGTCGTCGCCCCGGATGTTGAACTTGCGATACTGGTTCTTCAGGAACCCTTCGGGCCCCGCCACGATCATGCCGCCGACTGCATTGGTGCCCTGGATATGGCTGTTGTCATAAACCTCGATCCGCTGCGGCGGCCCGTCCAGATCGAAAGCCTCGGCCAGACCGCCCAACAGCTTGGTCTGGGTGGCGCTTTCGGACATGCGCCGGGCCAGCGACTCGCGCGCATTGCGCAGCGCGCCCGAGACCAGTTCGGCCTTTTCACCACGCTGGGGCACCAGCAGTTCCACCTTGCGCCCGGCCTTCTCGCTCAGCGCTTCGGTCATCAGGTCGGCATTCTCGATCGCGTCCGACAGGATCAGCTGCCGGGGCGGTTCCTTGTTGTCATAGAACTGACCGAGAAAGGCCTCCATCACCTCGGCTGCCGATACATCCTCGCCCACGCGGGGATAGAAATCGCGGTTACCCCAGTTCTGGTTGGCCCGGATGAAGAAGACCTGCACACAGGCCTGCCCGTTTTCCAGATGCAAGGCCACCACATCCGCCTCGGCCACGCCGCGCGGATTGATGCCCTGGGTGCCTTGCACCGTGGTCAAGGCCCGGATCCGGTCGCGCAGGGCTGCTGCACGCTCGAACTCCATCGCCTCGGACGCGGCCATCATCTGCTCGGCCAGCTCCTCTTGCACCCGGGTAGAACGCCCCGAGAGGAAGCGTTCGGCATCCTTGACGGCGGCGGCATAGTCCTGATCCGAGATCAGACCCACGCAGGGCGCCGAGCACCGCTTGATCTGGTAGAGCAGGCAGGGTCGGGTGCGGCTTTCGAACACCGCGTCAGTGCAGTTGCGCAGCAGGAACGCCTTTTGCAGCTGGTTCAGGGTGCGATTGACCGCACCGGCACTGGCGAAGGGACCGAAATAGGTGCCCTTCTCCTTCTTCGCGCCCCGGTGTTTCTTGATCTGGGCAAAGGAATGATCCTTGGCCACCAGGATATTGGGAAAGCTTTTGTCGTCCCTGAGCAGCACGTTGTATTTCGGCTTGAGCTGCTTGATCAGGTTCTGTTCCAACAGCAGCGCCTCGGTCTCGGTGCGCGTGGTCAGGAACATCATCGAAGCGGTCTCGCGGATCATCCGCTCGATCCGGGGGCTGTGGCCCGGACGGGCATAGTTCGACACCCGCGCCTTGAGGTTGCGCGCCTTGCCGACATAGAGCACCCGCGCCTGCGCATCGAGCATCCGGTAGACACCGGGCGCGCCACTCAGGTTGCGCAAATAGTCCTGAATACAGGCATAACCGGTAATCGGGGAATCGGGTTGGGACGGGTTGGTGTCTTGCATGTACCCGAGATATGATTCTCTGGCCTCGGCTGCAATCTTGTGGCGCCCGGTTCAAGAGGAAACAAATCCACGGATTATGTGGATAAGTCTGAAGACAAGTTTGAGACTGAGAAGAATTTCCCTTGTTTCGCGGGCGGTTTGCCGAGTTGCCTAAAAATTAGGCGCCAACTCAACGCATTGATATCACGAGCGATTTTTTTCAATGTGCTGCAAGTAAATGAAAACAAAGGCCTTTTTGTAACGCTTTCGTGACGTCATCCAAGCCGGTGCAAAACTTGCAGCGCAAACCTCTATTCAACGCCCAGAACGTCAGGGGTGCGCCATCCCAGATGCTGACCGCCATCCACGCAAAGCAACTGCCCGGTGACCGCAGGGGCATCAAGGAAATATCCCAAAGCGGCGGTGATATCCTGCGGGTTCGCCCCCCGCCCCGAGATGGTGCGGGCGCGCTGGTTGGCGAAGTGTTCGGGCGATTGGCGGTGGCCCTGCAACGTCGGGCCGGGGCCGATCGCATTGACCCGGATCGCCGGTGTCAGCGCCTGGGCGCTGGTCTGGGTCAGGGTCCACAGCCCGGCCTTGGCCAGCGTGTAGGTCATGAACTCCGGCGTCAGCTTGCGCACCCGCATGTCGATCATGTTGACGATCAATCCGGTCGCCACCGGCTCGCCATTGTCGTCCTGTACCGGTTCCAGCCCCTGCGCCGCCATCGCCTGCGTCAGCACAAAAGGCGCGCGCAGATTGCTTTCCATATGACGGTCCCAGCTTTGCCGGCTGGCGCTGGACAGGCTGTCATACTCGAAAATCGAGGCATTGTTGACCAGGCAGGTCACCGGCTCGCCCAGCGCCTCGCAGGCGCGCGGCAGCAGCGCCTGCATCTGACCCTCATCCAGCAGATCGGCCTGAAGCGCCACGGCGCGCCGTCCCAACCGATGAATCCGTTCCACCACATTGGCCGCGTCGGCCTCGGATCGGGCGTAATGCACCGCCACGTCATGACCGCGCCCGGCAAGATACAGCGCCATGGCTCGGCCCAGACGGATACCTGCCCCGGTGACAAGCGCCAATGCCATGACCGCTCCTCTCTGTTGCGGGTCGCCTAGATCAGGACGACAACGATATAGACGAGGTAGATACCCGTCAGGAACACCCCCCAGGTGCGGGTGATGTCCCACTTGAAGAACACGAAGGGGATCAGCAGCAGCGAGGCTGCCAGCATCACCCAGAGGTCGAAGCGCAGGAATTCAGGATCGACGGGAATGGGACCGAACATCGTGGCCACACCGATGATGGCCAGCAGGTTGAACATGTTCGACCCGATCACATTGCCCAGCGCCACATCGGCCTGACGCCTGAGCGCGGCCATCACGGTGGTGGCCAACTCGGGGAGCGAGGTGCCGACCGCCACCAGGGTCAGGCCGATCACGGTCTCGCTGACCCCATAGGTGCGCGCGATGATCGAGGCATTCTCGACCAGCAGATGCGCCCCCATCGGCAGCCCGATCAGGCCAAGCAGCAGATAGATGCCGATGCGCCACCAGGGCATGTCCGGATCGGCCTCTTCCAGCGCCTCCAGATCGTCATCGGCGCAGGGGTCGCCACAGGCCTTGCGATGGGCATGCGCCTCGCGGAAGGCATTGGCCAGGATCAGCCCGAGACCGGCCAGCAGGATCAGGCCGCTGGTGGCGGTGAAGGTGCCGCAAAAGGCCAGCCCGATGAACAGGACCGAGGCCAGGATCATCAGCACATAGTTGCGCCGCGTGTTGCATTCGCTGGTGTGCAGCGTCGCCAGCAGCGCGGGCACCCCCAGCACGAGCAGGATATTGGCGGTGTTCGAACCGACCACATTGCCCAGCGCAATGCCCGGCGCATGTTCCAGCACGGCCTTGATCGAGATCAGCAACTCGGGCGCCGAGGTGCCAAAGGCGACGATGGTCAGACTGACGATCAGCGCTGGCACCCCCAGCCTCAGGCTGAGATTGACCGCCCCCCGCACTAGCGCGTCCCCGGCCAGAAGCAGGATGACCAGCCCCAGCGCCGAAAGGATCCATGGCATCATGCGCGGCCTCCATGTCCACAGGCACAGGGGCCCTTGCCGATCTTGTAGCGCCCGCACCGCGGGCATTTGGCCGATTTCAACCGGGACGCGCCCGGAAACCGCAGGCGTCCGAACATGGCCAGAACCATCATGCCAACCAGGAACAGGGCAACGATCTTGACCAGCATCTCAGAGACCGAAACGCGCGAAGGCCGCGCGCTCCTCGATGCCTGCCAGGGCGTCCTCGGCCAGATGCACGCCGAAGCGCGACCAGAACGGACGACGGACACCGTAGCGGCGGAACCGCACCTTGTCGCCAAACCGCTCCTGCATCTTGGGTTTCAGATGGGCGATCCCGTCGATCAGCCCCAGATCGCGGGCCCGCGCGCCCAGCCAGACCTCGCCGGTGAACAGGTCCTCGGTGGCGTCCAGCCGGTCGCCCCGGCGCTCTTTCACATGAGAGATGAAATTCTGGTGGATGTCGCCCAGCAATCCCTTGAGCCGGGTCACGTCCTCTTTCTTTTCGGGGCTGAACGGGTCGAGCATGGATTTCGACTTGCCCGCGGTGTGCACCCGCCGTTCGAACCCTTGGCGCGCCAGGAACACATGCGCGCCGAAACTGGCCGAAATCACCCCGATCGAACCCAGGACCGAGCTGTCATCGGCCCAGATCTCGTCAGCGGCACAGGCCAGCCAATACCCGCCCGAGGCGGCCACATCCTCGACAAAGGCATAGACCGGCACCTTGTGCTCGGCGGCCAGTCGCCGGATGCGCGCCCCGATCAGCGAGCTTTGCACGGGCGAGCCGCCGGGCGAATTGATTTCCAGCGCCACGGCGGCAGGTTTGCCCTTGCGAAAGGCGCGCTCCAGCATGGGGGCGAGCGTGGTGTCGTTGAGCGCCCCGCG
The window above is part of the Ruegeria pomeroyi DSS-3 genome. Proteins encoded here:
- a CDS encoding OmpA family protein; its protein translation is MRLPLTLVVALTFVLAALICGVAASFAVTAVEENSEIAVRRGLDRAGHNWAEVQANGLQVIVTGMAPDEATRFNALSVVGGEVDASRVIDLMQVRPSAGLAAPKFSIEILRNDSGVSIIGLVPASMNRQALLTSLKRLADGQQVADLLETASYPVPEGWQDAMDYAVVALGMLPRSKISVSAGRVTVRAISDSGADKKRLEQALNRAAPPSLRIGLDIAAPRPVLTPFTLRFLIDQDGARFDACAADTEAARDRILSAARAAGMQESASCTIGMGVPSPRWAKAAELSLAALAELGQGTVTIADADITLVVAQGTDPALFDRVVGELETGLPDVFALHAVLPEPETKQTAGPPEFTATLSPEGLVQLRGRLGSDHAREMVDSYAKAAFGSTAVYTAARIVPDLPADWPVRVLAGLEALATLRNGALVVSPDRVMLRGTSHVEEASAEIARLLADKLGENQSFDLEIAYEAPPEPAETSLDADRCEALLAEVQANDKIAFEPGSATIAASASGTMDRIADLLQSCGPIRLEIQGHTDSQGREEMNQQLSQARAQSVLNELRARRVLTASYAAVGYGESQPIADNGTEDGREANRRIEFRLIRPEQADEHTTALEQVEAEQSGDADTEQSTTGTTGEDQ
- a CDS encoding molybdenum cofactor biosynthesis protein MoaE, whose amino-acid sequence is MRVVVQQEPFDLGAEANAFAAADTGMGAIVTFTGVVRDLAQGDLDVMEIEHYPGMTEKALARIAAEAQERWSLGDVLVIHRYGRLAPGDRIMMVATAAPHRKDAFEAAEYLMDYLKSRAPFWKKEITGTGAGWVAAKDEDEDALTRW
- the moaD gene encoding molybdopterin converting factor subunit 1, with the protein product MDVLYFAWVRERIGIPRERIETGAETVAQLVEELRAREPRYEAAFADLSALRVALDQDLADFDASLSGVREVAFFPPMTGG
- the pgsA gene encoding CDP-diacylglycerol--glycerol-3-phosphate 3-phosphatidyltransferase, producing MKWNLPNILTLLRLLAAPGLAVMFLYFTRPYADWFALILFVSAAITDWFDGYLARAWKQETKMGAMLDPIADKAMVVIALMILVGYSTEHWTPWLVLPATVILFREVFVSGLREFLGDVAGTLKVTKLAKWKTTAQMIAIAVLFSQGIFEHYLVMSSFGMDQGIVDQIMAGEVADLQGLRWKLDGMIWSGRVGLWLLWIAAGLTLITGYDYLRKSMPHLKETR
- a CDS encoding serine hydrolase domain-containing protein, which codes for MTVMQGFPPAEADRATLANWRTRPYSAWAFHHVREIVPSAPIANAPGDVWRLEQGAPLLSDELLGDILAPTCTDALVVLHQGRVVHEVYRNGMGAEDPHILMSVSKSMLGLLAGILADKGLLDLTAEITDYIPELAATAYAGATVRQALDMRVGVEFCEDYTATTGPIIAYRKAANWNVVEPGDTVPDLRGFQQTLTAHDGPHGGRFHYVSPVTDLLAWVIERAAGRRYADLMSEHLWRPMGAEQPAYITVDRIGGPRAAGGMCVTARDLARVGQLICRGGARADGRQVIPARWLDDITTQGDHEAWATGDFAERFPDYDMVYRSKWYIHRGAKPLIHGMGIHGQFVFADPARDLVVAWMASEADPTSDGAFGLRYRLIEQLRAAV
- the uvrC gene encoding excinuclease ABC subunit UvrC; amino-acid sequence: MQDTNPSQPDSPITGYACIQDYLRNLSGAPGVYRMLDAQARVLYVGKARNLKARVSNYARPGHSPRIERMIRETASMMFLTTRTETEALLLEQNLIKQLKPKYNVLLRDDKSFPNILVAKDHSFAQIKKHRGAKKEKGTYFGPFASAGAVNRTLNQLQKAFLLRNCTDAVFESRTRPCLLYQIKRCSAPCVGLISDQDYAAAVKDAERFLSGRSTRVQEELAEQMMAASEAMEFERAAALRDRIRALTTVQGTQGINPRGVAEADVVALHLENGQACVQVFFIRANQNWGNRDFYPRVGEDVSAAEVMEAFLGQFYDNKEPPRQLILSDAIENADLMTEALSEKAGRKVELLVPQRGEKAELVSGALRNARESLARRMSESATQTKLLGGLAEAFDLDGPPQRIEVYDNSHIQGTNAVGGMIVAGPEGFLKNQYRKFNIRGDDLTPGDDFGMMKEVLTRRFTRLLKEDPDRDKGLWPDLLLIDGGAGQVSAVHEIMMAHGVQDIPMVGVAKGIDRDHGKEEFHRTGQRPFALKRNDPVLYFIQRLRDEAHRFAIGTHRAKRAKAVSATPLDDIPGVGAARKRALLAHFGSAKAVSRADLADLTAVEGVSAGLAQKIYDFFHES
- a CDS encoding SDR family oxidoreductase, coding for MALALVTGAGIRLGRAMALYLAGRGHDVAVHYARSEADAANVVERIHRLGRRAVALQADLLDEGQMQALLPRACEALGEPVTCLVNNASIFEYDSLSSASRQSWDRHMESNLRAPFVLTQAMAAQGLEPVQDDNGEPVATGLIVNMIDMRVRKLTPEFMTYTLAKAGLWTLTQTSAQALTPAIRVNAIGPGPTLQGHRQSPEHFANQRARTISGRGANPQDITAALGYFLDAPAVTGQLLCVDGGQHLGWRTPDVLGVE
- a CDS encoding calcium/sodium antiporter yields the protein MMPWILSALGLVILLLAGDALVRGAVNLSLRLGVPALIVSLTIVAFGTSAPELLISIKAVLEHAPGIALGNVVGSNTANILLVLGVPALLATLHTSECNTRRNYVLMILASVLFIGLAFCGTFTATSGLILLAGLGLILANAFREAHAHRKACGDPCADDDLEALEEADPDMPWWRIGIYLLLGLIGLPMGAHLLVENASIIARTYGVSETVIGLTLVAVGTSLPELATTVMAALRRQADVALGNVIGSNMFNLLAIIGVATMFGPIPVDPEFLRFDLWVMLAASLLLIPFVFFKWDITRTWGVFLTGIYLVYIVVVLI
- a CDS encoding S49 family peptidase, with the protein product MTLALPFKKKPPLVAVVRLSGAIGLAGRGALNDTTLAPMLERAFRKGKPAAVALEINSPGGSPVQSSLIGARIRRLAAEHKVPVYAFVEDVAASGGYWLACAADEIWADDSSVLGSIGVISASFGAHVFLARQGFERRVHTAGKSKSMLDPFSPEKKEDVTRLKGLLGDIHQNFISHVKERRGDRLDATEDLFTGEVWLGARARDLGLIDGIAHLKPKMQERFGDKVRFRRYGVRRPFWSRFGVHLAEDALAGIEERAAFARFGL